A section of the Carya illinoinensis cultivar Pawnee chromosome 12, C.illinoinensisPawnee_v1, whole genome shotgun sequence genome encodes:
- the LOC122290200 gene encoding aspartate, glycine, lysine and serine-rich protein isoform X2, whose product MDDGEGGFGEGADQMDQFHRNEAISAVAEEGFLGEEDDDYEDLYNDVNVGEGFLQSLRKGEEIGFRNDEEEKVESLPRVAPEQHGMSIPGVGEGSGGGGFRPSGSQTNQRVRGNEVKGTDGSEAGGVRVELGQGSMISKMNEVEEQSGNNMSSLGVQGIVGGQQSHGGAVGSLGKVGNEALVRQTSGGGGGNANGIAGNGVANNRGVGIVGGGGGVISGGGGGGGGGGGGGGTILFVGDLHWWTTDAELEVELCKYGLVKEVKFFDEKASGKSKGYCQVEFYEPAAATACKEGMNGHLFNGRPCVVAFASPYSVKRMGEAQVNRNQQTTPTAPARRGPNDTAGKPSGSNIATGGNYQGGDNNRGYGRGNWGRGNMQGGMGNRGPAGPMRNRGGMGGMGGRGIMGNGGNGFGQGIGATPPLLHPQSMMGQGFDPAFGGPMGRMGGYGGFPGAPTPPFSGILSSFPPVGGVGLPGVAPHVNPAFFGRGIPMNGMGMMPTSGVDGPNMGMWSDPSMGAWGGDDHGGGRAGESSYGEEAASDHQYGEASHDRAGWSNAVKEKDRVSERDWSGSSDRRYRDDRDPGYDRDGPREKDAGHDQDWSERRNRDDRDSGRDRERERNLDRERSRDRDRDRERERDRDRYREDRERYADHHKYRDREMDQEDEWERGRTSKVHTHSKSRISQEEERRSRSRDADYA is encoded by the exons ATGGATGACGGTGAGGGAGGGTTCGGGGAGGGCGCGGATCAGATGGATCAGTTCCATCGCAACGAGGCGATCTCTGCTGTTGCCGAAGAGGGTTTCCTTGGTGAAGAGGACGACGACTACGAGGATTTGTACAACGACGTGAATGTCGGCGAGGGGTTCTTACAATCTCTGAGAAAGGGCGAGGAAATAGGGTTTAGGAATGATGAGGAGGAGAAGGTAGAGTCATTACCAAGGGTAGCACCGGAGCAGCACGGCATGTCGATACCAGGCGTCGGTGAGGGTAGTGGTGGTGGTGGGTTCAGGCCTTCTGGGTCTCAGACTAACCAAAGGGTTAGAGGAAATGAGGTGAAAGGGACTGATGGATCGGAGGCTGGAGGGGTTAGGGTTGAGTTAGGGCAAGGGAGCATGATAAGTAAGATGAATGAGGTGGAGGAGCAAAGTGGGAATAATATGAGTAGTTTAGGGGTTCAAGGGATTGTTGGGGGGCAGCAATCACATGGTGGCGCTGTAGGGAGTTTAGGGAAGGTGGGGAATGAGGCTTTGGTGAGGCAAACTAGTGGAGGAGGGGGAGGAAATGCGAATGGGATTGCTGGTAATGGGGTTGCGAATAATCGTGGCGTTGGTATTGTTGGCGGTGGCGGTGGCGTTATtagtggaggaggaggaggtggtggtggtggtggtggtggtgggggaACAATACTGTTTGTGGGCGATTTGCATTGGTGGACCACAGATGCGGAACTGGAAGTGGAGTTGTGTAAGTATGGGCTCGTAAAGGAGGTGAAGTTTTTTGATGAGAAAGCGAGTGGGAAGTCAAAAGGCTATTGCCAGGTCGAGTTTTACGAGCCAGCTGCGGCGACTGCGTGTAAGGAGGGGATGAATGGGCATTTGTTTAATGGTAGGCCATGCGTTGTTGCGTTTGCATCGCCGTATAGTGTTAAGAGAATGGGTGAGGCTCAAGTGAATAGGAATCAACAGACGACACCAACTGCGCCAGCAAGGAGGGGACCTAATGATACTGCCGGTAAGCCTAGTGGGAGCAACATTGCAACAGGCGGGAATTATCAGGGTGGGGATAATAACAGGGGTTATGGGAGAGGGAACTGGGGAAGAGGTAATATGCAGGGAGGAATGGGGAATAGAGGGCCAGCTGGGCCAATGAGGAATAGGGGTGGGATGGGTGGGATGGGAGGGAGGGGTATAATGGGGAATGGTGGTAATGGGTTTGGTCAGGGTATTGGTGCAACCCCGCCTTTGTTGCACCCTCAGTCTATGATGGGTCAGGGTTTTGATCCTGCATTTGGTGGGCCTATGGGGAGAATGGGTGGCTATGGAGGCTTTCCTGGTGCTCCAACGCCTCCATTCTCGGGGATTTTGTCTTCTTTTCCCCCTGTGGGAGGTGTTGGTTTGCCTGGAGTAGCCCCTCATGTGAATCCAGCATTCTTTGGAAGAGGGATACCCATGAATGGGATGGGGATGATGCCCACGTCTGGTGTTGATGGCCCTAACATGGGAATGTGGTCAGATCCTAGTATGGGTGCATGGGGTGGTGACGATCATGGTGGTGGGAGAGCTGGGGAGTCTAGTTATGGGGAGGAAGCTGCATCTGACCATCAATATGGTGAAGCGAGTCATGATAGAGCAGGTTGGTCAAATGCTGTGAAAGAGAAAGATAGAGTTTCAGAAAGGGACTGGTCTGGGTCTTCTGATAGAAGGTATCGGGATGATAGAGATCCAGGTTATGATAGGGACGGGCCTAGAGAAAAAGATGCAGGTCATGACCAAGACTGGTCGGAAAGAAGGAATCGCGATGATAGAGATAGTGGTCGAGATCGGGAGAGGGAGCGTAATCTGGACCGAGAGCGTTCTCGAGATCGAGACCGCGACCGTGAGAGGGAGCGTGACCGTGACAGGTACAGAGAAGACAGAGAGAGGTATGCTGATCATCATAAATATAGGGACCGTGAAATGGATCAAGAAGATGAATGGGAAAGAGGGCGGACTTCAAAGGTTCACACTCACAGTAAGTCGCGGATATCACAAGAGGAGGAACGTCGTTCAAGATCGAGGGATGCTGATTATG CTTGA
- the LOC122290200 gene encoding aspartate, glycine, lysine and serine-rich protein isoform X1, whose amino-acid sequence MDDGEGGFGEGADQMDQFHRNEAISAVAEEGFLGEEDDDYEDLYNDVNVGEGFLQSLRKGEEIGFRNDEEEKVESLPRVAPEQHGMSIPGVGEGSGGGGFRPSGSQTNQRVRGNEVKGTDGSEAGGVRVELGQGSMISKMNEVEEQSGNNMSSLGVQGIVGGQQSHGGAVGSLGKVGNEALVRQTSGGGGGNANGIAGNGVANNRGVGIVGGGGGVISGGGGGGGGGGGGGGTILFVGDLHWWTTDAELEVELCKYGLVKEVKFFDEKASGKSKGYCQVEFYEPAAATACKEGMNGHLFNGRPCVVAFASPYSVKRMGEAQVNRNQQTTPTAPARRGPNDTAGKPSGSNIATGGNYQGGDNNRGYGRGNWGRGNMQGGMGNRGPAGPMRNRGGMGGMGGRGIMGNGGNGFGQGIGATPPLLHPQSMMGQGFDPAFGGPMGRMGGYGGFPGAPTPPFSGILSSFPPVGGVGLPGVAPHVNPAFFGRGIPMNGMGMMPTSGVDGPNMGMWSDPSMGAWGGDDHGGGRAGESSYGEEAASDHQYGEASHDRAGWSNAVKEKDRVSERDWSGSSDRRYRDDRDPGYDRDGPREKDAGHDQDWSERRNRDDRDSGRDRERERNLDRERSRDRDRDRERERDRDRYREDRERYADHHKYRDREMDQEDEWERGRTSKVHTHSKSRISQEEERRSRSRDADYGKRRRLTSE is encoded by the coding sequence ATGGATGACGGTGAGGGAGGGTTCGGGGAGGGCGCGGATCAGATGGATCAGTTCCATCGCAACGAGGCGATCTCTGCTGTTGCCGAAGAGGGTTTCCTTGGTGAAGAGGACGACGACTACGAGGATTTGTACAACGACGTGAATGTCGGCGAGGGGTTCTTACAATCTCTGAGAAAGGGCGAGGAAATAGGGTTTAGGAATGATGAGGAGGAGAAGGTAGAGTCATTACCAAGGGTAGCACCGGAGCAGCACGGCATGTCGATACCAGGCGTCGGTGAGGGTAGTGGTGGTGGTGGGTTCAGGCCTTCTGGGTCTCAGACTAACCAAAGGGTTAGAGGAAATGAGGTGAAAGGGACTGATGGATCGGAGGCTGGAGGGGTTAGGGTTGAGTTAGGGCAAGGGAGCATGATAAGTAAGATGAATGAGGTGGAGGAGCAAAGTGGGAATAATATGAGTAGTTTAGGGGTTCAAGGGATTGTTGGGGGGCAGCAATCACATGGTGGCGCTGTAGGGAGTTTAGGGAAGGTGGGGAATGAGGCTTTGGTGAGGCAAACTAGTGGAGGAGGGGGAGGAAATGCGAATGGGATTGCTGGTAATGGGGTTGCGAATAATCGTGGCGTTGGTATTGTTGGCGGTGGCGGTGGCGTTATtagtggaggaggaggaggtggtggtggtggtggtggtggtgggggaACAATACTGTTTGTGGGCGATTTGCATTGGTGGACCACAGATGCGGAACTGGAAGTGGAGTTGTGTAAGTATGGGCTCGTAAAGGAGGTGAAGTTTTTTGATGAGAAAGCGAGTGGGAAGTCAAAAGGCTATTGCCAGGTCGAGTTTTACGAGCCAGCTGCGGCGACTGCGTGTAAGGAGGGGATGAATGGGCATTTGTTTAATGGTAGGCCATGCGTTGTTGCGTTTGCATCGCCGTATAGTGTTAAGAGAATGGGTGAGGCTCAAGTGAATAGGAATCAACAGACGACACCAACTGCGCCAGCAAGGAGGGGACCTAATGATACTGCCGGTAAGCCTAGTGGGAGCAACATTGCAACAGGCGGGAATTATCAGGGTGGGGATAATAACAGGGGTTATGGGAGAGGGAACTGGGGAAGAGGTAATATGCAGGGAGGAATGGGGAATAGAGGGCCAGCTGGGCCAATGAGGAATAGGGGTGGGATGGGTGGGATGGGAGGGAGGGGTATAATGGGGAATGGTGGTAATGGGTTTGGTCAGGGTATTGGTGCAACCCCGCCTTTGTTGCACCCTCAGTCTATGATGGGTCAGGGTTTTGATCCTGCATTTGGTGGGCCTATGGGGAGAATGGGTGGCTATGGAGGCTTTCCTGGTGCTCCAACGCCTCCATTCTCGGGGATTTTGTCTTCTTTTCCCCCTGTGGGAGGTGTTGGTTTGCCTGGAGTAGCCCCTCATGTGAATCCAGCATTCTTTGGAAGAGGGATACCCATGAATGGGATGGGGATGATGCCCACGTCTGGTGTTGATGGCCCTAACATGGGAATGTGGTCAGATCCTAGTATGGGTGCATGGGGTGGTGACGATCATGGTGGTGGGAGAGCTGGGGAGTCTAGTTATGGGGAGGAAGCTGCATCTGACCATCAATATGGTGAAGCGAGTCATGATAGAGCAGGTTGGTCAAATGCTGTGAAAGAGAAAGATAGAGTTTCAGAAAGGGACTGGTCTGGGTCTTCTGATAGAAGGTATCGGGATGATAGAGATCCAGGTTATGATAGGGACGGGCCTAGAGAAAAAGATGCAGGTCATGACCAAGACTGGTCGGAAAGAAGGAATCGCGATGATAGAGATAGTGGTCGAGATCGGGAGAGGGAGCGTAATCTGGACCGAGAGCGTTCTCGAGATCGAGACCGCGACCGTGAGAGGGAGCGTGACCGTGACAGGTACAGAGAAGACAGAGAGAGGTATGCTGATCATCATAAATATAGGGACCGTGAAATGGATCAAGAAGATGAATGGGAAAGAGGGCGGACTTCAAAGGTTCACACTCACAGTAAGTCGCGGATATCACAAGAGGAGGAACGTCGTTCAAGATCGAGGGATGCTGATTATGGTAAGAGACGGAGGCTTACCTCCGAATAA
- the LOC122290201 gene encoding claspin-like isoform X2, which yields MGEKNAVAEVAKTAANGTSLPEEMDKAVTKEKEEKKGVEDMEEDMKDDENYEAAEIDEDENKESKEENEKEVTEDQKTETMEEDASPNAKEVIEEKDNSKYEVNEKADVVKKKENEDDEKAESKAAKGSKKRRKGKTEEKAKEKTKEVKEKKEPEPRTPTIDRPVRERKSVERLVASIEKEAVKEFQIEKGRGTLLKDIPNVAFKLSRRKTDDTFKLLHTILFGRRGKAIQVKNNISQFSGFVWHENEEKQMIKVKEKFDKCNKEKLSEFCDVLDIPIVKATTRKEDIVAKLIDFLVAPHATNTVLLAEKEKSSKSSKKRKRVIRGSSSSGSAASKRSAKSRRKTEDTSKEDKKSSVEAENKSDEEEKKEDEENEAEEDENGVPEKSEDEMPKHSENEEKIDSEDESEEEVEKRKESSKTSTRKKESAGKAKIKKITVPTKSSIPPKRTPKKSSSKHSKGDEDNDTNPKALSRMRKNEKVATKVKASTQIRPVSREKSGHFYRYPEATC from the exons ATGGGTGAGAAGAATGCAGTGGCTGAAGTTGCTAAGACAGCAGCAAATGGGACTAGCCTGCCAGAGGAAATGGATAAAGCTGTGACCAAGgagaaagaggagaaaaagggagtggaagacatggaagaagatatgAAGGATGATGAGAATTACGAGGCTGCCGAAATTGATGAAGACGAAAACAAGGaaagcaaagaagaaaatgaaaaagaagtaaCAGAGGATCAGAAAACAGAGACAATGGAAGAAGATGCTAGTCCAAATgcaaaggaagtgattgaagaAAAGGACAACTCCAAATACGAAGTGAATGAAAAGGCTGATGTGgtcaagaagaaagaaaacgagGATGATGAAAAAGCAGAGAGTAAGGCAGCAAAGGGCTCAAAGAAGCGCAGGAAAGGAAAGACTGAAGAGAAAGCAAAAGAGAAGACAAAGGAAGTTAAAGAGAAGAAGGAGCCAGAACCAAGGACTCCGACTATTGACCGCCCCGTACGTGAAAGGAAATCTGTTGAAAGGCTGGTGGCATCGATTGAGAAAGAAGCAGTCAAGGAATTCCAAATTGAAAAG GGCCGTGGTACCCTACTTAAGGATATTCCTAATG TTGCATTCAAGCTATCAAGAAGAAAGACTGATGACACTTTCAAACTGCTTCATACAATTCTCTTTGGAAGGAGAGGGAAG GCTATTCAGGTCAAGAATAATATATCTCAGTTTTCTGGTTTTGTGTGGCATGAAAATGAG GAAAAACAGATGATCAAAGTTAAAGAGAAATTTGACAAGTGTAACAAAGAGAAGTTGTCGGAATTTTGTGATGTCCTTGACATTCCAATTGTCAAGGCTACTACAAGGAAG GAAGACATTGTTGCAAAGCTGATAGACTTTTTGGTGGCCCCTCATGCTACTAATACTGTGCTTCttgcagaaaaagagaag tcaAGTAAATCGAGCAAAAAACGGAAGAGGGTGATCAGAGGAAGTTCATCATCTGGAAGTGCAGCTTCAAAACGTTCAGCAAAG AGCCGAAGAAAGACTGAGGATACATCAAAAGAGGATAAAAAGAGTTCAGTTGAAGCGGAGAACAAGTCTGAcgaggaggaaaagaaagaggatgaagaaaatgaagcagAGGAGGATGAGAATGGTGTTCCAGAAAAATCTGAGGATGAGATGCCTAAGCATTCTGAAAATGAGGAGAAAATTGATTCTGAAGATGAATCTGAAGAGGAGGTGGAGAAACGCAAAGAAAGTTCTAAAACATCAACTAGAAAAAAGGAATCTGCTGGGAAAGCTAAAATCAAGAAAATCACAGTTCCAACTAAATCCAGTATACCTCCTAAAAGAACACCCAAGAAATCATCTTCTAAACACTCCAAGGGTGATGAGGACAATGATACAAATCCAAAAGCACTCTCAAGGATgaggaaaaatgaaaaggtTGCGACAAAAGTAAAGGCTTCAACTCAAATTAGACCTGTCTCCAGGGAAAAATCTG GCCACTTTTACCGATATCCTGAAGCAACTTG CTAA
- the LOC122290201 gene encoding claspin-like isoform X1 — translation MGEKNAVAEVAKTAANGTSLPEEMDKAVTKEKEEKKGVEDMEEDMKDDENYEAAEIDEDENKESKEENEKEVTEDQKTETMEEDASPNAKEVIEEKDNSKYEVNEKADVVKKKENEDDEKAESKAAKGSKKRRKGKTEEKAKEKTKEVKEKKEPEPRTPTIDRPVRERKSVERLVASIEKEAVKEFQIEKGRGTLLKDIPNVAFKLSRRKTDDTFKLLHTILFGRRGKAIQVKNNISQFSGFVWHENEEKQMIKVKEKFDKCNKEKLSEFCDVLDIPIVKATTRKEDIVAKLIDFLVAPHATNTVLLAEKEKSSKSSKKRKRVIRGSSSSGSAASKRSAKSRRKTEDTSKEDKKSSVEAENKSDEEEKKEDEENEAEEDENGVPEKSEDEMPKHSENEEKIDSEDESEEEVEKRKESSKTSTRKKESAGKAKIKKITVPTKSSIPPKRTPKKSSSKHSKGDEDNDTNPKALSRMRKNEKVATKVKASTQIRPVSREKSGKKAAKVKDKVKKERLRPSDDKLRDAICEILKEVDFNTATFTDILKQLAKKFNTDLTPRKSSIKIMIQAELTKLADEADDEEDGEGDAEKDENQSYSQEVET, via the exons ATGGGTGAGAAGAATGCAGTGGCTGAAGTTGCTAAGACAGCAGCAAATGGGACTAGCCTGCCAGAGGAAATGGATAAAGCTGTGACCAAGgagaaagaggagaaaaagggagtggaagacatggaagaagatatgAAGGATGATGAGAATTACGAGGCTGCCGAAATTGATGAAGACGAAAACAAGGaaagcaaagaagaaaatgaaaaagaagtaaCAGAGGATCAGAAAACAGAGACAATGGAAGAAGATGCTAGTCCAAATgcaaaggaagtgattgaagaAAAGGACAACTCCAAATACGAAGTGAATGAAAAGGCTGATGTGgtcaagaagaaagaaaacgagGATGATGAAAAAGCAGAGAGTAAGGCAGCAAAGGGCTCAAAGAAGCGCAGGAAAGGAAAGACTGAAGAGAAAGCAAAAGAGAAGACAAAGGAAGTTAAAGAGAAGAAGGAGCCAGAACCAAGGACTCCGACTATTGACCGCCCCGTACGTGAAAGGAAATCTGTTGAAAGGCTGGTGGCATCGATTGAGAAAGAAGCAGTCAAGGAATTCCAAATTGAAAAG GGCCGTGGTACCCTACTTAAGGATATTCCTAATG TTGCATTCAAGCTATCAAGAAGAAAGACTGATGACACTTTCAAACTGCTTCATACAATTCTCTTTGGAAGGAGAGGGAAG GCTATTCAGGTCAAGAATAATATATCTCAGTTTTCTGGTTTTGTGTGGCATGAAAATGAG GAAAAACAGATGATCAAAGTTAAAGAGAAATTTGACAAGTGTAACAAAGAGAAGTTGTCGGAATTTTGTGATGTCCTTGACATTCCAATTGTCAAGGCTACTACAAGGAAG GAAGACATTGTTGCAAAGCTGATAGACTTTTTGGTGGCCCCTCATGCTACTAATACTGTGCTTCttgcagaaaaagagaag tcaAGTAAATCGAGCAAAAAACGGAAGAGGGTGATCAGAGGAAGTTCATCATCTGGAAGTGCAGCTTCAAAACGTTCAGCAAAG AGCCGAAGAAAGACTGAGGATACATCAAAAGAGGATAAAAAGAGTTCAGTTGAAGCGGAGAACAAGTCTGAcgaggaggaaaagaaagaggatgaagaaaatgaagcagAGGAGGATGAGAATGGTGTTCCAGAAAAATCTGAGGATGAGATGCCTAAGCATTCTGAAAATGAGGAGAAAATTGATTCTGAAGATGAATCTGAAGAGGAGGTGGAGAAACGCAAAGAAAGTTCTAAAACATCAACTAGAAAAAAGGAATCTGCTGGGAAAGCTAAAATCAAGAAAATCACAGTTCCAACTAAATCCAGTATACCTCCTAAAAGAACACCCAAGAAATCATCTTCTAAACACTCCAAGGGTGATGAGGACAATGATACAAATCCAAAAGCACTCTCAAGGATgaggaaaaatgaaaaggtTGCGACAAAAGTAAAGGCTTCAACTCAAATTAGACCTGTCTCCAGGGAAAAATCTG GCAAAAAGGCTGCTAAAGTGAAGGACAAGGTTAAAAAAGAGAGACTCAGGCCAAGTGATGATAAGTTGAGGGATGCAATTTGTGAAATTCTTAAAGAAGTTGACTTTAATACG GCCACTTTTACCGATATCCTGAAGCAACTTG CTAAGAAGTTCAATACGGATCTCACCCCAAGAAAGTCATCTATAAAGATAATGATACAGGCAGAGCTTACTAAACTAGCTGATGAGGCAGACGACGAAGAAGATGGAGAAGGTGATGCCGAAAAGGATGAAAACCAGTCTTACAGCCAAGAAGTGGAAACCTGA